The following is a genomic window from Candidatus Rokuibacteriota bacterium.
CGTGATCTCGCCGAGCGTGCGCGCCGTCGTCCAGCGCACGCTCGACACGCTCGACGCCCTGCGGCCCGCTCCAGCCCCGCTCGAGGCTGAGCCCGTCCATGGGGCAGAGCTGGAGGAAGAGCCGATGGCGGCCGAGCCCGCGGGGATCGCTCACGTCGCGCCCGCGCTCCCGCGCCCGCGCTTCGTGCCGCCCGCGCCCGCGGTCCCGGCGCCCGCGGTCGCTGAGCGGCGCGGGCGCGAGTCCCAGGAGGGACGGCCCAGCATCCGCGTCAACCTCGACCGGCTCGATTCGCTGATGAACCTGGTCGGCGAGCTTGTCATCGCGCGAAGCCGTCTCGACCAGCGCTTCGCCCAGATCGAGCGCGTCAACGAGCTCTTGGCCTTCAGCCGTGGGAGGATGGCGCAGACGGTGCGCGACTTCGAGGAGAAGCACCGCTACACCCAGCTGCCGCCGGCGGGCGCGGGCGGCGAGGCGGGCGGTGAGGGCCGGCAGGCGGCCGACAACGCCGGCGCCACCGAGCCGCTGTCCAAGCTCTTTGCCGAGCTCGAGTTCGACCGGTACGACGACTTCAACATCTTCGCCCGGAGCGTGGACGAGATCTCGGCCGACATCTCGGAGATCCAGGCCCAGCTGACGGGGCTCATCCGGAGCGTCGGGGAGGACACGGCGCAGGTCCAGCGGCTGACGGGCAGCCTGCGATCCGAAGTGACGCGCGCCCGCATGGTGCCGATCGGGCGGCTCTTCGCTCGCTTCACCCGGCCGGCCCGCGAGGCCGCGCGCGCGGTCGGCAAGAGCGTCGCGCTCCAGCTCTCCGGCGAGGCCGTCGAGGTGGACAACGCCGTCATCGAGCAGATCGCGGACCCGCTGCTTCACCTCGTGCGGAACGCCATCGACCACGGCATCGAGACCGACGAGGAGCGACGCGCGGCGGGAAAGCCCGCGCGCGCGACGGTGTCGCTCTCGGCCTTCCACCAGGGCAGCTTCGTCCACGTCCAGGTCGCCGACGATGGGCGGGGGATGGATCCCGTTCTGCTGCGCGAGCGGGCCGTGCGCCAGGGCTTCCTGTCGCCCGAGGCGGCTCACGCGCTCGGCGACCGCGAGGCGCTCACCCTGGTCTTCCTGCCCGGGTTCAGCACGGCCGGCGAGGTGACCGCCACCTCGGGGCGGGGCGTCGGCATGGACGTGGTCCGCACCAACGTCAGCCGGCTCCATGGCGAGATTGATCTCCAGGCCGAGCCCGGCGCGGGCACGCGCATCACGATCAAGCTGCCTCTGACGGTCGTCATCTCCGACGCGCTCCTGGTCCGGTCGGGCGGCGAGACCTTCGCGGTGCCGATGAACGCCATCCGCAGCATCGTGCAGGTGCGCCCCGCGGAGATCGAGCAGGCGGGAGACCGCGAGCGCGTCGTGGTCGAGGGGGAGGCGGTGGAGCTGATCCGCCTCGACCGAGTCCTCGCGCTGCCCGCCGGCCGCCCCCCGGCGCGGCAGCCCGTCCTGGTCTTCCGCTCGGGCGTGCGCCCGCTCGCCGTCGCCGTGGACGAGCTCGTCGGCAAAGAGGACGTCGTCATCAAGAGCCTCGGCGGGCTCCTCGAGCGCGTCGGGCCGTTCGCGGGCGCGACGATCTCCGGCACCGGGCGGGTCATCCTGCTGATGGACCCGTCGCGACTGGCGGAGACGGCGGAGGCCTCGCGGCAGGCGGGCCGGGTCGTGGCCGACGCTCGTGGGCGCGGGGCAGGGCAGGGGCGCGCCGGGACCCAGGCGCGGCGCATTCTCCTCGTGGACGACTCGATCAGCATCCGGAAGTTCGTGGGCCAGATGCTCGAGAAGGCGGGCTTCGAGGTCATCACGGCCAACGACGGCGCCGAGGCGCTCCGGCGGCTCGGCGACACGGTGGTGGACGCGGTCATCACCGACCTCGAGATGCCGCGCATCAGCGGCTACGAGCTGATCGAGGATCTGCGGGCGCGCGCCTCGACACGGGCGCTGCCCGTCGTGGTGCTGACCACGCGCGCCGGTGCCAAGCACGTCAACCTGGCCCGGCGCCTCGGTATCGCGCACTACGTCACCAAGCCCGTGGACGAGGGCGCCTTCGTCCGTCTCATCGTGTCGCTGACGGCGCGCGGCGCCGGGTTCGAGCCCACGGAGGCCAGGTCGTGAGCGACGCCCGGCCCACCGCCAAGGTCCTCATCGTGGATGCCGACCCGGCGAAGCTCCAGGCCCTCAGGGCGGCGCTCACGACGGCGGCCTACCAGGTTACGTCGGCGACGAGCGCCTCCTTCGCGCTCACGACGCTCGAGCGCGACCGCCCGGACCTCATCGTGAGCGGCAACCGGACCGAGGACATGGACGGCGTCGAGTTCTGCTCCATCATCCGGAGCGACCCGACGACCCACGACATTCCGTTCCTCTTGCTGTCCGGGCCCACGCGCCCGACGCCGTGGGCCGTCGCCCAGGCCGGGGTGGACATGCTGGTGGCCGGCGACTTCGTCGTCTCCACCGTGCTCGACCGGATCTCGAAGCTCCTGCGCCATGTCGCGCCTCAGTCGGAGCCTGGGCTGCTGCCGCCGCCGCCGCTTCCGCCGCGGGTGACGGTGCCCCGCGCGGAGGCCGGGACGCGGACTTTCGAGGGCTCGTTCGGCGTGCTCGACCTGACCGAGGTCACCCAGGCCATCGCCCTCGGTGGCAAGACGGGCCGGCTCTCGCTGGAGCTGACGGCGGGCGAGGGCTCGCTGCTCTTCGACTCCGGGCGCGTCGTCCACGCCGAGTTCGCCTCGCGCACCGGAGAGAGCGCCTTCGCGGCCATGGTCTCAGCCGCCCAGTCCGACCCCGAGGGCACCTTCCGCTTCAAGCCTTCGGCCGACCTGCCCGCCGGCTCGGGGCCGCGCACGATCCAGAAGAGCGTGGACCAGCTGCTCCTCAGCATCGCCTCCGAGATCGACGAGGGCCGCGCCGCCGCCGGCGTGCCGCCCCCGCCGCCGAGAACATAGCCTATGGCCCGCGTGCTGGTCGTGGACGACAGCCTCTCGGTGCGCAAGATGGTCGAGCGCGCGCTCGAGATGAAGGGGTTCGAGGTGCTCTCCGCCTCGTCGGGCGCCGACGCCATGGAGCGCATCGGCAGCGCTATGCCCGACATCGTCGTCTGCGACGTCGTCATGCCGGACGTGGACGGCTACCGCATCTGCGAGTTCGTGCGCACGCACCCGACGCTCTCTGAAACGCCCGTGCTCCTCATCTCCGGTATCGTCAACAGCGCCGTCCTCGACCGGGCGGCGCAGGTCCGCTGTAGCGACGTCCTGCGGAAGCCGTTTACGGCCGACGACCTCGCGCGCAAAGTGGACGAGCTCCTGGCCGCCCGCTCTCGGAGCGCCGCGGCGCCGGCCGGCCTGCCGGCGTCCGCCGGCGACGAAATTGTTGTCCTCCCCGACCTCAAGGCGAACCTGCTGCAGCTGGCGACCATGCCCGGCGTGCGGCTGGCGGCCCTCGTGGACCGCGAGGGCTTCCTCATCGAGACCGCCGGCGAGCTCGGGGTCGGCGCCGAGGTTGCCGGCGCCCTGGCCGCGTGCCTGGCAGAGTC
Proteins encoded in this region:
- a CDS encoding Hpt domain-containing protein, translated to MIEDQDSEFILSIFLMEAWDTVAAVEEGVRRLAAGEPVSSGVLDPLVIVAHRLKGAAALHGYPVVSAVALVLEEVIEGLPAAPDGERPRPVEVLAEVVATIKRMLETIGDDGREDVDAVVRLRARHPELFSPPAAPEPTPPPVRLAEPGPAARLDPLPASPPPPPPPSHDEPPDEPMVVTEHAPQGGRGASSGPSAVSPAAALSPAAASAMPEAPAVPLEEAVADGLLRELERFFAEHAESVPYFAPEAAEHLEVMTRSLLALEQSTSPAQDEVASLFRAVHTLKGAAYTVGCAPVGDVAHRIEDLLEGVRDGRLSLSPVVIEAVFGGVDALRLLLGSASVISPSVRAVVQRTLDTLDALRPAPAPLEAEPVHGAELEEEPMAAEPAGIAHVAPALPRPRFVPPAPAVPAPAVAERRGRESQEGRPSIRVNLDRLDSLMNLVGELVIARSRLDQRFAQIERVNELLAFSRGRMAQTVRDFEEKHRYTQLPPAGAGGEAGGEGRQAADNAGATEPLSKLFAELEFDRYDDFNIFARSVDEISADISEIQAQLTGLIRSVGEDTAQVQRLTGSLRSEVTRARMVPIGRLFARFTRPAREAARAVGKSVALQLSGEAVEVDNAVIEQIADPLLHLVRNAIDHGIETDEERRAAGKPARATVSLSAFHQGSFVHVQVADDGRGMDPVLLRERAVRQGFLSPEAAHALGDREALTLVFLPGFSTAGEVTATSGRGVGMDVVRTNVSRLHGEIDLQAEPGAGTRITIKLPLTVVISDALLVRSGGETFAVPMNAIRSIVQVRPAEIEQAGDRERVVVEGEAVELIRLDRVLALPAGRPPARQPVLVFRSGVRPLAVAVDELVGKEDVVIKSLGGLLERVGPFAGATISGTGRVILLMDPSRLAETAEASRQAGRVVADARGRGAGQGRAGTQARRILLVDDSISIRKFVGQMLEKAGFEVITANDGAEALRRLGDTVVDAVITDLEMPRISGYELIEDLRARASTRALPVVVLTTRAGAKHVNLARRLGIAHYVTKPVDEGAFVRLIVSLTARGAGFEPTEARS
- a CDS encoding DUF4388 domain-containing protein codes for the protein MSDARPTAKVLIVDADPAKLQALRAALTTAAYQVTSATSASFALTTLERDRPDLIVSGNRTEDMDGVEFCSIIRSDPTTHDIPFLLLSGPTRPTPWAVAQAGVDMLVAGDFVVSTVLDRISKLLRHVAPQSEPGLLPPPPLPPRVTVPRAEAGTRTFEGSFGVLDLTEVTQAIALGGKTGRLSLELTAGEGSLLFDSGRVVHAEFASRTGESAFAAMVSAAQSDPEGTFRFKPSADLPAGSGPRTIQKSVDQLLLSIASEIDEGRAAAGVPPPPPRT
- a CDS encoding response regulator; its protein translation is MARVLVVDDSLSVRKMVERALEMKGFEVLSASSGADAMERIGSAMPDIVVCDVVMPDVDGYRICEFVRTHPTLSETPVLLISGIVNSAVLDRAAQVRCSDVLRKPFTADDLARKVDELLAARSRSAAAPAGLPASAGDEIVVLPDLKANLLQLATMPGVRLAALVDREGFLIETAGELGVGAEVAGALAACLAESSEGIGREMGQGALSSMILDYEAGMVLLHGAGPSAILAVVLRDPTALGKVRYYVKRALPELLRSI